One Enterococcus silesiacus genomic window carries:
- a CDS encoding transcriptional antiterminator, translating into MMLNDDAQKIIDESPNKVELEASLEKIRTLLLKQAIQPTELQWTILINHVNEMIKRSIAGEKMSGVDPVMFEEVSKEALAIADQVVQHIGNLPQDEMYVLSIHFEAARQNEG; encoded by the coding sequence ATGATGTTAAATGACGATGCTCAAAAAATCATTGATGAAAGTCCGAATAAGGTTGAGTTGGAAGCATCACTGGAAAAAATCAGAACCTTGTTACTAAAACAGGCGATTCAACCGACTGAGTTGCAATGGACGATTTTGATCAATCATGTTAATGAAATGATCAAACGCTCGATTGCTGGAGAAAAAATGTCCGGCGTTGATCCTGTAATGTTTGAAGAAGTGTCTAAAGAAGCCTTAGCAATTGCAGATCAAGTGGTTCAACATATCGGTAATCTGCCGCAAGATGAAATGTACGTATTATCGATTCATTTTGAAGCAGCTAGACAAAACGAAGGATAA
- a CDS encoding PTS cellbiose transporter subunit IIC, with translation MNGFVQWMEVKLMPIANKFGSQRHMTAIRKGLIATMPLTIVGAFFTVFQNIPIDAYMKFIEPYQAVLDIPSRYTMGILALYATFGIASSLATSYKLDSLTCGILAVMAFLVTAAPPTRVFEDVKDVIGTGRYINLANIGSASLFGAIVTALVSVEIYRFFIQKNITIKMPDGVPPEVSNSFIALIPGAVILLLFWVIRHVIGFDLNGFLSTLLMPLKDTLAGNSLFGGLLTVFLICFFWVLGIHGPAIMGPVIRPFWDMSIAENTLAFQEGASVHNLPNIFTEQFLQWFIWIGGAGTTLALVVLMMFSKSTYLKSLGRLSFLPGLFNINEPVIFGTPIVMNPILGIPFIVAPLITTTFSYFLTVTNVIPMMAARLPFAIPAPVAAWMSTNWSVPAALLVCVNFAITLAIYYPFFKVYEKQQLDKEAEELAAEQKAKAVA, from the coding sequence ATGAATGGTTTTGTGCAGTGGATGGAAGTAAAATTGATGCCGATTGCCAATAAGTTTGGCTCTCAAAGACATATGACAGCGATTAGAAAGGGTCTTATCGCAACGATGCCGTTGACAATTGTTGGTGCCTTTTTCACGGTATTTCAGAATATCCCGATTGATGCTTATATGAAATTTATTGAACCTTATCAAGCAGTTTTGGATATTCCATCTCGTTATACGATGGGGATTTTAGCTTTATATGCAACCTTTGGAATTGCTTCTTCTTTAGCAACGAGTTACAAGCTGGATTCTTTAACATGTGGGATTTTAGCTGTTATGGCCTTTTTAGTCACAGCAGCACCACCTACAAGAGTTTTTGAAGATGTGAAGGATGTCATTGGGACAGGACGTTATATCAATTTAGCGAATATTGGTTCAGCGTCATTATTTGGTGCGATCGTGACAGCGCTTGTTTCTGTTGAAATTTACCGCTTCTTTATTCAAAAAAATATTACGATAAAAATGCCTGATGGTGTCCCACCTGAAGTGTCTAATTCATTTATCGCGTTGATTCCTGGCGCTGTGATTTTATTACTATTCTGGGTGATTCGTCACGTTATTGGTTTTGATTTAAATGGTTTCTTGAGTACATTATTAATGCCGTTGAAAGATACTTTGGCTGGAAACAGCTTATTTGGCGGGTTGCTTACAGTCTTCTTAATTTGTTTCTTCTGGGTCTTAGGGATTCATGGACCAGCGATTATGGGTCCTGTCATCAGACCATTTTGGGATATGTCGATTGCTGAAAATACACTTGCTTTCCAAGAAGGCGCATCTGTTCATAATTTGCCGAATATCTTTACAGAACAATTTTTACAATGGTTTATCTGGATCGGCGGTGCTGGTACTACTTTAGCGTTAGTCGTTTTAATGATGTTTTCTAAATCAACTTACCTGAAAAGCTTAGGACGTTTGTCTTTCTTACCAGGATTATTCAATATTAATGAACCTGTGATTTTTGGTACACCGATCGTGATGAACCCGATTTTGGGTATTCCGTTTATCGTAGCACCATTGATCACAACAACATTTTCTTACTTTTTAACGGTCACAAATGTAATTCCAATGATGGCGGCACGCTTACCATTTGCCATACCTGCGCCAGTCGCTGCGTGGATGAGTACCAACTGGAGTGTTCCGGCAGCTCTGCTTGTCTGTGTCAATTTCGCGATTACTTTAGCGATCTACTACCCGTTCTTCAAAGTATATGAAAAACAACAGTTAGACAAAGAAGCTGAAGAGTTAGCAGCTGAACAAAAAGCAAAAGCAGTTGCTTAA
- a CDS encoding PTS-associated protein, whose amino-acid sequence MKRALGVSVYPDHSDIEKDKAYLKKASECGFSRIFMSMLEVTEGKEVVKERFKSLISYAKSLGYETILDVAPNIFDELQISYDDLTFFYETGADGIRLDVGFDGNKEAKLTFNPFELAIELNMSNDVAYLDNILTYEANVPFLYGCHNFYPQEGTALPYDFFERCSVRFKKHGIRTAAFINSQAGTIGPWDVNDGLPTLEMHRHLPVDIQTKHLFATGLIDDVIIGNAYASDEELELLGSLNRYQLEFAVEFTKDASKVEKEITLTEQHFRRGDITDQVVRSTEVRKKYKNEANPAHENTQEFQVGDVVIGNDSFGKYKNELQIVLQPHSDDRKNKVGQITEKELLLLDFVKPWTKFRFKEK is encoded by the coding sequence ATGAAAAGAGCATTAGGTGTATCTGTTTATCCAGATCATAGTGATATAGAAAAAGATAAAGCTTATTTAAAGAAAGCCAGTGAATGTGGATTTTCACGGATCTTTATGAGTATGCTAGAAGTAACAGAAGGCAAAGAAGTGGTCAAAGAACGGTTCAAATCACTAATCTCGTATGCAAAAAGTTTAGGCTATGAAACGATTTTAGATGTGGCACCAAATATTTTTGATGAATTACAAATTTCATATGATGATTTAACGTTCTTTTATGAAACGGGTGCAGATGGCATTCGTTTAGATGTAGGGTTTGACGGAAATAAAGAAGCAAAGCTGACCTTTAATCCGTTTGAATTGGCGATTGAACTAAACATGAGCAATGATGTGGCGTATTTGGATAATATCTTAACCTATGAGGCCAATGTTCCATTTCTTTATGGTTGTCATAATTTCTACCCACAAGAGGGAACGGCGTTGCCGTATGATTTTTTTGAACGTTGTAGCGTTCGTTTTAAAAAGCATGGGATTCGGACAGCGGCATTTATTAACTCTCAGGCAGGAACGATTGGACCTTGGGATGTCAATGATGGATTGCCGACGTTAGAAATGCATCGACATTTACCAGTGGATATCCAGACAAAACATTTATTTGCGACAGGTTTGATCGATGATGTGATCATTGGCAATGCGTATGCTTCAGATGAGGAACTAGAATTATTAGGTAGTTTAAATCGTTATCAACTAGAATTTGCTGTGGAATTTACAAAAGATGCCAGTAAAGTTGAAAAGGAAATTACGTTGACTGAACAACACTTCCGTCGTGGTGATATCACAGATCAAGTGGTTCGTTCAACAGAAGTTCGTAAAAAATACAAAAATGAAGCGAATCCAGCACATGAGAATACGCAAGAATTCCAAGTAGGTGATGTTGTGATTGGCAATGATTCATTTGGAAAATACAAAAATGAACTGCAAATTGTTTTACAGCCACATTCAGATGACCGTAAAAATAAAGTGGGGCAAATAACAGAGAAAGAATTGTTGTTGTTGGATTTTGTAAAACCCTGGACTAAATTTAGATTTAAAGAAAAGTAG
- a CDS encoding dihydroorotase (Catalyzes the reversible hydrolysis of the amide bond within dihydroorotate. This metabolic intermediate is required for the biosynthesis of pyrimidine nucleotides), producing the protein MSYDLIIKNGKTIEGKPIEIAINAGKIAKVADKIEADSKEVVELAEGTYVSAGWIDDHVHCFEKMTLYYDFPDEIGVKKGVTTVIDAGTTGAENIHEFYDLAKQAQTNVYALVNISKWGIVEQDELADLSKVKEELVHQALSELPDFVVGIKARMSKTVIGDNGITPLEMAKKIQKNNNDLPLMVHIGSAPPKLDEILAHMSKGDILTHCFNGKANGILNQETDQIKDFAWKAYEKGVIFDIGHGTDSFNFHVAETALNEGMKATSISTDIYIRNREAGPVYDLATTMEKLRVVGYGWPEIIEKVTIAPAESFHFDTKGRLKEGYDGDITIFTIEAGKKTLTDSNGFTREATELIKPVKTIIGGIVYDN; encoded by the coding sequence ATGAGTTACGACTTAATCATAAAAAATGGCAAAACCATTGAAGGTAAACCAATAGAAATAGCGATCAATGCTGGAAAAATAGCAAAAGTTGCAGATAAAATCGAAGCGGACAGTAAAGAGGTTGTTGAACTAGCTGAAGGGACTTATGTATCGGCAGGTTGGATCGATGATCACGTTCATTGTTTTGAAAAAATGACCTTATACTACGATTTTCCCGATGAAATTGGTGTCAAAAAAGGCGTAACAACAGTAATTGATGCAGGTACGACTGGCGCTGAAAACATCCACGAATTTTACGACCTAGCAAAACAAGCACAAACGAATGTCTATGCGTTAGTGAATATTTCAAAATGGGGGATTGTTGAACAGGATGAATTGGCGGATCTTAGCAAGGTGAAAGAAGAATTAGTTCATCAAGCGTTGTCTGAACTGCCGGATTTTGTCGTAGGAATCAAAGCCCGTATGAGTAAAACCGTGATCGGCGACAATGGGATCACGCCATTGGAAATGGCTAAAAAGATTCAAAAAAACAACAATGATCTTCCGCTAATGGTGCATATTGGCTCAGCACCACCAAAATTAGATGAAATTTTGGCGCATATGTCAAAAGGGGATATTTTAACACATTGTTTCAATGGGAAAGCGAACGGAATCTTAAATCAAGAAACTGACCAAATCAAAGATTTTGCCTGGAAAGCATATGAGAAAGGTGTTATTTTTGATATAGGTCATGGGACAGATAGTTTTAATTTTCATGTAGCTGAAACAGCCTTAAATGAAGGCATGAAAGCCACTTCGATCAGTACGGATATCTATATTCGAAACCGTGAAGCGGGTCCAGTTTATGATCTAGCGACGACCATGGAAAAACTGCGTGTCGTAGGTTATGGGTGGCCTGAAATTATCGAAAAAGTTACTATAGCTCCAGCTGAAAGTTTCCATTTTGATACTAAAGGGCGCTTGAAAGAAGGTTACGATGGCGATATTACGATTTTTACGATCGAAGCAGGCAAAAAAACGTTAACTGATTCAAACGGATTTACAAGGGAAGCGACAGAATTGATCAAACCTGTAAAGACCATTATTGGAGGAATAGTTTATGACAATTAG
- a CDS encoding L-seryl-tRNA selenium transferase: MTISYEKFNLKEVINASGRMTILGVSKVSENVLAAQKFGGEHFFEMSELSIQTGAYLAKLLHVEDAQVVSSASAGIAQSVAALIGEGSVYHAYHPYTDKINKREIILPKGHNVDYGTPVEVMVEQGGGHVVEAGYANMCSPEHIEMMITDQTAAILYIKSHHTVQKSMLTVAEAAAVAKAHNLPLIVDAAAEEDLFKYSEAGADLVIYSGAKAIEGPSAGLVIGQKEYIEWIRLQGKGIGRAMKIGKDNILGFTQAVEDYVKNGSESGESMQARLSPFIDELNKIKNIEAKVVQDGAGREIYRASIKVSGAKSAKEVIKELSVESPAIYTREYQANNGIIEFDIRSVNETEMKKIVTRLTTIMN; the protein is encoded by the coding sequence ATGACAATTAGTTATGAAAAATTCAACTTAAAAGAAGTGATCAATGCTTCGGGACGGATGACCATTTTAGGCGTCTCTAAAGTGTCAGAGAATGTTTTAGCCGCTCAAAAATTTGGCGGTGAACATTTCTTTGAGATGAGTGAACTAAGTATTCAAACGGGTGCTTATTTAGCCAAACTATTACATGTTGAAGATGCCCAAGTCGTCTCTTCTGCATCTGCCGGAATTGCCCAAAGCGTAGCTGCTTTGATTGGCGAAGGGTCGGTGTATCATGCCTATCATCCGTATACAGATAAGATTAACAAACGTGAAATCATTTTACCCAAAGGACATAATGTAGATTATGGCACACCAGTTGAAGTAATGGTGGAACAAGGTGGCGGTCATGTTGTAGAAGCAGGCTATGCGAATATGTGCTCTCCAGAACATATCGAAATGATGATCACAGACCAAACCGCAGCCATACTTTATATCAAGAGTCACCATACTGTTCAAAAAAGTATGTTAACTGTAGCAGAAGCAGCAGCAGTAGCAAAAGCGCACAACTTACCACTGATCGTTGATGCTGCAGCGGAGGAAGACTTATTCAAGTATAGCGAAGCAGGCGCTGATCTAGTTATCTACAGTGGTGCAAAAGCTATTGAAGGCCCAAGTGCTGGACTTGTGATTGGTCAAAAAGAATATATTGAATGGATTCGCCTACAAGGTAAAGGAATTGGGCGTGCGATGAAGATCGGCAAAGATAATATTCTAGGATTTACACAAGCAGTCGAAGATTACGTGAAAAATGGCAGTGAATCAGGAGAGTCGATGCAGGCACGTCTGTCACCGTTTATCGATGAGCTGAATAAAATCAAAAACATTGAAGCTAAAGTCGTTCAAGATGGTGCAGGCAGAGAGATATATCGTGCTAGCATCAAAGTTAGCGGCGCTAAATCGGCTAAAGAGGTTATCAAAGAATTAAGCGTAGAAAGTCCTGCGATTTACACCAGAGAATACCAAGCCAACAATGGTATTATCGAATTTGATATTCGTTCCGTGAATGAAACAGAAATGAAAAAAATCGTGACGCGTTTAACTACGATCATGAACTAA
- a CDS encoding 2-dehydro-3-deoxyphosphooctonate aldolase, translating to MSLTPNYLEDRICLNVLANSVENAKECYEAAEGHIVLGVLSKNYPTDEAAIEDMKKYAAATNNALSVGLGAGDPNQSQMVSRISKDLQPQHVNQVFTGVGTSRALLGQNETIVNGLVSPTGKVGIVNIATGPLSSQTPAGEVTIETAIRLLQDMGGSSIKFFPMKGLAHIEEYKAVARACAKYDFYLEPTGGIDLENFEEIVQIAVDAGVKKIIPHVYSSIIDSETGDTRPADVKTLLGMMKNTLKK from the coding sequence ATGTCATTAACACCAAACTATTTAGAAGATCGTATTTGCCTAAATGTCCTAGCTAACTCAGTAGAAAATGCTAAAGAATGTTACGAAGCAGCTGAAGGACACATCGTTTTAGGTGTATTATCTAAAAATTATCCAACAGATGAAGCGGCAATCGAGGATATGAAAAAATATGCTGCAGCAACGAACAATGCGTTATCGGTTGGTTTAGGTGCAGGAGATCCTAACCAAAGCCAAATGGTTTCAAGAATTTCAAAAGACTTACAACCGCAACATGTGAATCAAGTCTTTACAGGCGTTGGTACATCACGTGCGTTACTAGGACAAAACGAAACGATAGTTAACGGTTTGGTCTCACCAACAGGCAAAGTCGGCATCGTGAATATCGCAACAGGTCCATTAAGCTCACAAACACCAGCAGGTGAAGTAACAATTGAAACGGCGATTCGTTTATTGCAAGATATGGGTGGTAGTTCAATCAAATTTTTCCCAATGAAAGGCTTAGCTCATATTGAAGAATACAAGGCTGTCGCAAGAGCATGTGCTAAATATGATTTTTATTTAGAACCAACTGGCGGGATCGATTTAGAAAACTTTGAAGAAATCGTTCAAATCGCTGTGGATGCAGGTGTTAAAAAAATTATTCCTCATGTTTACAGTTCAATCATCGATTCAGAAACAGGCGATACAAGACCAGCTGATGTAAAAACATTACTTGGTATGATGAAAAATACATTGAAAAAATAA
- a CDS encoding carbohydrate kinase, whose protein sequence is MKIAAFGEIMMRLTPPEYLMLEQTKELRLDFTGTGVNILSNLAHFGCQTSLITNVPNNRLGEAAKASVRQLGIQDHWIGTAGDHIGSYFAEMGFGPRPTQVTYQNRRNSSFGVSGAASYDFDAFLAETDLVHICGIALSLTQETRDAALTLAKKAHTLGKKVCFDFNFRPSLNEVHGVSFMKEQYEKMLPYCDLVFGSQRDLTDLLGMSLDESLDSSKQFEELVHRFMKQYQIEAFAGTIRQGEADKHYLTGFLFDRENNVQAAPREIINLDRIGAGDGYAAGVLLGYSEAWSLLETVEFATANGVLAHTIQGDVPLTTRKQVRHIMEQPTVDLIR, encoded by the coding sequence ATGAAAATTGCAGCTTTTGGTGAAATAATGATGCGTTTGACGCCACCGGAATATCTGATGTTGGAACAAACCAAGGAATTACGGTTAGACTTTACTGGTACCGGCGTAAATATTTTAAGTAATTTAGCCCATTTTGGTTGTCAAACAAGTTTGATCACGAACGTACCAAATAATCGATTAGGTGAGGCGGCTAAAGCGAGCGTTCGGCAGCTGGGAATTCAAGATCATTGGATTGGAACAGCTGGTGATCACATCGGTTCTTATTTCGCTGAAATGGGTTTTGGACCAAGGCCGACACAAGTGACGTACCAAAATCGCCGGAATAGTTCATTTGGTGTGAGCGGGGCTGCTAGCTATGATTTTGATGCATTTTTAGCTGAAACTGATTTAGTGCACATCTGCGGGATAGCATTGAGCCTGACTCAAGAAACACGAGATGCGGCGCTTACTTTAGCGAAAAAGGCACATACTTTAGGAAAAAAAGTTTGCTTTGACTTTAATTTTCGTCCTAGTTTAAATGAAGTACATGGTGTTTCATTTATGAAAGAACAGTATGAAAAAATGCTACCGTATTGCGATTTAGTTTTTGGCAGTCAACGCGATTTAACGGATCTGTTAGGGATGTCGCTTGATGAGTCGTTGGATTCTTCTAAACAATTTGAAGAATTAGTGCATCGCTTTATGAAACAATACCAGATCGAAGCATTTGCCGGAACGATTCGTCAAGGTGAAGCAGACAAACATTATTTGACGGGTTTTCTCTTTGATAGGGAAAACAACGTACAAGCAGCGCCGCGGGAGATTATTAATTTAGATAGAATCGGTGCAGGAGATGGTTATGCCGCTGGGGTACTGCTTGGCTACAGTGAAGCTTGGTCGTTGTTGGAGACGGTCGAATTTGCTACAGCCAACGGTGTTTTAGCGCATACGATTCAAGGAGATGTGCCGCTTACAACGCGCAAGCAAGTCAGACATATCATGGAACAGCCGACCGTTGATTTAATTCGTTAA
- a CDS encoding D-alanine--D-alanine ligase, whose amino-acid sequence MKITLLYGGRSEEHDVSILSAYSVLNAIYYNYYQVQLVFISKEGQWVKGPLLSEKPESKDILKLTWSDDGEIDKWGEFTGKVIQPCDIQEEEAIVFPVLHGPNGEDGTIQGFLETIGMPYVGAGVLASANAMDKIMTKYLLQTAGIPQVPFVPVLKSDWKENPKKVFEQCEGSLIYPVFVKPANMGSSVGISKAENREELQHALEEAYRYDSRAIVEQGIEAREIEVAILGNEDVRTTLPGEIVKDVEFYDYNSKYIDNQITMKIPAEVPEEVHQKAQEFAKKAYTILDGSGLSRCDFFLTSKNELFLNELNTMPGFTEFSMYPLLWENMGLKYSDLIEELIQLALNRFKQRQSFYER is encoded by the coding sequence TTGAAGATTACATTACTATATGGTGGGAGAAGTGAAGAACACGATGTCTCTATATTATCTGCCTATTCTGTTTTAAATGCGATTTATTATAATTATTATCAAGTCCAGTTGGTCTTTATCAGTAAAGAAGGACAATGGGTTAAAGGTCCACTCTTGTCAGAAAAACCTGAAAGTAAGGACATTCTTAAGCTGACTTGGTCTGACGATGGGGAAATAGATAAATGGGGCGAATTTACTGGTAAAGTGATTCAACCTTGTGACATTCAAGAAGAAGAAGCGATCGTTTTTCCTGTTTTACATGGGCCTAACGGTGAAGATGGTACGATTCAAGGCTTTTTAGAAACGATCGGAATGCCTTATGTGGGAGCTGGCGTGTTGGCAAGTGCCAACGCAATGGACAAGATCATGACAAAATATCTATTACAAACAGCTGGGATTCCTCAAGTACCATTTGTACCCGTCCTAAAAAGTGATTGGAAAGAAAACCCTAAAAAAGTATTTGAGCAATGTGAAGGTTCATTGATTTATCCAGTATTTGTCAAACCTGCTAATATGGGTTCTAGCGTTGGAATCAGCAAAGCTGAAAATCGTGAAGAGCTGCAACATGCTTTAGAAGAAGCCTATCGTTATGATTCTAGAGCGATTGTTGAGCAAGGAATCGAAGCCCGCGAAATCGAAGTAGCAATTTTAGGTAATGAGGACGTCAGAACGACATTGCCGGGCGAGATCGTCAAAGATGTGGAATTTTATGATTATAATTCAAAATATATCGATAACCAAATTACGATGAAAATTCCAGCAGAAGTGCCGGAAGAAGTGCACCAAAAGGCACAGGAATTTGCCAAAAAAGCGTATACTATTTTAGATGGCAGTGGTTTAAGCCGTTGTGATTTCTTTTTGACTAGCAAAAACGAGCTATTTTTAAATGAACTGAATACAATGCCTGGATTTACAGAATTTAGTATGTACCCATTATTGTGGGAGAATATGGGTTTGAAATACAGTGATTTGATCGAAGAATTGATTCAGTTAGCCTTAAATCGCTTCAAACAAAGACAAAGCTTTTACGAAAGATAA
- a CDS encoding UDP-N-acetylmuramoyl-tripeptide--D-alanyl-D-alanine ligase, which produces MKLTFWEAAKVTKATNNWKQWTDFELTGIEFDSRLITRGNLFVPLKGENDGHSFIESAVSKGAGAAFWSSTKTAPDQFPILQVADSLKAMQDLAVYYLKKMTPTVIAITGSNGKTTTKDMTEAVLAQQFKTYKTQGNYNNDIGLPYTILHMPDATEKLILEMGMDHAHEIDFLSQLAQPDVAAITMIGEAHIENLGSRAGIAQAKMEITAGLAVNGLLIIPADEPLLLPLTKELPQTISTFGLEQADCKATIIEAQKEYTTFNISGSDTLFTIPVPGKYNVGNALIAISIGQWFKLTEEKIQAGLADFQLTKNRTEWLKNNLEIEILSDVYNANPTAMNLVLDSFSQMPTLGHRVAVLGDMLELGPDSARMHASVSEHLNPTEVTDVVLYGEQMQALYNALTKKYPESQLHYFKKDEKEHLINALKSILKPKDMVVLKASNGMGLNEVVTKLLEM; this is translated from the coding sequence ATGAAATTGACTTTTTGGGAAGCAGCTAAAGTGACAAAAGCTACGAATAATTGGAAACAATGGACAGATTTCGAATTGACTGGCATTGAATTTGACAGTCGACTGATTACACGAGGTAATTTGTTTGTTCCGTTAAAAGGTGAGAATGACGGGCATTCATTTATTGAAAGTGCAGTGAGCAAAGGTGCTGGAGCAGCATTTTGGAGTTCGACAAAAACAGCGCCTGACCAATTCCCAATTTTACAAGTGGCGGATAGTTTAAAAGCAATGCAGGATTTAGCTGTATATTATTTGAAAAAAATGACGCCCACAGTGATTGCAATCACAGGAAGCAATGGTAAAACAACAACGAAAGATATGACAGAAGCTGTTTTGGCGCAACAATTCAAAACATATAAAACCCAAGGGAATTACAATAACGACATCGGACTACCGTATACTATTTTACATATGCCTGATGCAACCGAAAAATTGATTTTAGAAATGGGCATGGACCATGCACACGAAATTGATTTTCTATCACAATTAGCTCAACCAGATGTGGCGGCTATCACCATGATCGGTGAAGCACATATTGAAAACCTTGGCTCAAGAGCCGGAATCGCACAAGCAAAAATGGAGATCACTGCTGGACTTGCTGTTAATGGCTTATTGATCATTCCAGCAGACGAACCGTTACTACTGCCTTTAACTAAGGAATTACCGCAAACAATCAGCACATTTGGTTTAGAGCAAGCGGACTGCAAAGCCACGATCATTGAAGCACAAAAAGAGTATACGACCTTTAACATCAGCGGCTCAGATACGTTATTTACGATCCCAGTTCCAGGTAAATACAATGTTGGAAACGCCTTGATTGCAATTAGTATTGGTCAATGGTTTAAGCTTACCGAAGAAAAAATCCAAGCTGGTTTAGCTGATTTTCAACTAACCAAAAATCGGACTGAATGGCTAAAAAATAACTTAGAAATCGAAATTTTAAGTGATGTATATAACGCCAATCCAACAGCAATGAATTTAGTTTTGGATAGTTTCAGTCAAATGCCCACACTAGGACATCGGGTAGCAGTTTTAGGAGACATGCTTGAGTTAGGACCAGATTCAGCTAGAATGCATGCCTCTGTCAGTGAACACTTAAACCCAACTGAAGTCACAGATGTTGTCTTATATGGCGAGCAGATGCAGGCCCTGTATAATGCGCTAACGAAAAAATACCCGGAAAGTCAACTTCATTACTTCAAAAAAGACGAAAAGGAACACTTGATCAATGCATTAAAATCAATTCTTAAACCAAAAGATATGGTTGTTTTAAAAGCAAGTAACGGTATGGGTTTAAATGAAGTCGTGACAAAACTTCTCGAAATGTAG